A region from the Spirochaeta thermophila DSM 6192 genome encodes:
- the prmC gene encoding peptide chain release factor N(5)-glutamine methyltransferase, protein MSTYRELLTEATRTLTRAGIPTPFLDALLILSQASGLSKEALLASYPEPVPPETGRTFESLLARRLAGEPVSYIRGLKEFYGLTFHVDRRVLVPRPDTEVLVDAALTLIRRDPAITHIHDACTGTGCILIAILAHTPRPLTASASDVSEEALDVFRENASRLLGTVPPHHRSDLLSSVPGRFHLITANPPYLTEEEVAVMKASGWPEPALALASGPDGLSHIRRLIPQALDHLVPGGYLICEHHDAQADAVAELYREAGYTHVRHLPDLAGRRRATLARKPL, encoded by the coding sequence ATGTCCACCTACCGTGAACTCCTCACCGAGGCCACCCGCACCCTCACCCGTGCCGGCATCCCCACCCCCTTCTTGGATGCCCTCCTCATCCTCTCCCAGGCCTCCGGGCTCTCCAAGGAGGCCCTCCTCGCCTCCTACCCCGAGCCCGTACCCCCCGAGACCGGCCGCACCTTCGAGTCCCTCCTCGCCCGCCGCCTCGCAGGCGAACCAGTCTCCTACATCCGGGGCCTCAAAGAGTTCTACGGACTCACCTTCCACGTGGACCGCCGCGTCCTCGTCCCCCGCCCCGACACCGAGGTCCTGGTGGACGCCGCCCTCACCCTCATCCGCCGCGACCCCGCCATCACCCACATCCACGACGCCTGCACCGGCACCGGCTGCATCCTCATCGCCATCCTCGCCCACACCCCCCGCCCCCTCACCGCCTCGGCCTCCGACGTGAGCGAGGAAGCACTCGACGTCTTCAGGGAGAACGCCTCCCGCCTCCTCGGCACCGTCCCCCCCCACCACCGATCCGACCTCCTCTCCTCCGTCCCCGGCCGCTTCCACCTCATCACCGCCAACCCCCCCTACCTCACCGAGGAGGAAGTCGCCGTCATGAAGGCCTCGGGCTGGCCCGAACCGGCCCTCGCCCTCGCCTCGGGCCCCGACGGGCTCTCCCACATCCGTCGTCTCATCCCCCAGGCACTGGATCATCTCGTTCCCGGTGGGTATCTTATATGTGAGCATCACGACGCCCAAGCCGACGCCGTGGCCGAGCTCTACCGGGAGGCCGGATACACCCACGTCCGGCACCTCCCCGACCTTGCAGGAAGGAGGCGCGCGACCCTCGCGCGGAAACCCCTATGA
- a CDS encoding exodeoxyribonuclease III, which produces MISVYSWNVNGIRAAAKKGLLEWIEKERPEILCLQETKARKDQLPSELARPDGYHTYWAEADKPGYSGVALFTLHEPASVEPLGVDEFDREGRTLIADFRSFVLFDCYFPNSQEAGARLDYKLAYCNAVKERADAYVAAGRHVLISGDFNIAHTPLDLARPEANEKNPGYLPEEREWMTYFLSSGYVDTFRMFTKEGGHYTWWTYRFKAREKDIGWRIDYHCVDERFKDKVKESVILKDVMGSDHCPVKITLDVAV; this is translated from the coding sequence ATGATATCGGTCTACTCATGGAACGTGAACGGCATCCGCGCCGCGGCGAAGAAAGGCCTCCTCGAATGGATCGAGAAGGAGCGTCCAGAGATCCTCTGTCTCCAGGAGACGAAGGCCCGGAAAGATCAGCTCCCCTCTGAGCTCGCCCGGCCCGACGGCTATCACACCTACTGGGCCGAGGCCGACAAACCCGGCTACAGCGGGGTGGCCCTCTTCACCCTCCACGAGCCTGCGAGCGTGGAACCGCTGGGCGTGGACGAGTTCGACCGGGAAGGGCGTACCCTCATCGCCGACTTCAGGAGCTTCGTGCTCTTCGACTGCTACTTCCCCAACAGCCAGGAGGCGGGAGCCCGTCTCGACTACAAGCTCGCCTACTGCAACGCGGTGAAGGAGCGGGCCGATGCCTACGTGGCGGCGGGGCGGCACGTACTCATAAGCGGCGACTTCAACATCGCCCACACCCCCCTCGACCTCGCGCGTCCCGAGGCCAACGAGAAGAACCCCGGCTATCTCCCCGAGGAACGGGAGTGGATGACGTACTTCCTCTCCTCGGGCTATGTGGACACCTTCCGCATGTTCACCAAGGAGGGCGGACACTACACGTGGTGGACGTACCGCTTCAAGGCCAGGGAGAAGGACATAGGGTGGCGCATCGACTACCACTGCGTGGACGAGAGGTTCAAGGACAAGGTGAAGGAATCGGTCATCCTCAAGGACGTGATGGGTTCCGACCACTGTCCCGTCAAGATCACCCTCGACGTGGCGGTGTGA
- a CDS encoding ABC-F family ATP-binding cassette domain-containing protein, protein MPGVVLEGVGARVGERVLFTDLSWTVQEGVRAAVVGPNGSGKSTLLRIMAGLREPDEGRVVYSGGARVGYLPQWGITTPDGTVWEEAERAFDRFREMERRVHALGEEAARVDGPQALRIAEEMASLQEAILFSGYYEREGEIHRVLKGLGFDEADFSRPCGTFSGGWQMRIALARLLLERPHVLLLDEPTNYLDLEARIWLRSFLKGWEGAVVTVSHDRDFLDALIDEVVEIFAGGVKRYRGTYSRYEAQRTQEIARLIKAYEAQQKERERLQAFIDRFRANANRASQVQARILRLEKMEEVALPPHLVPVHVRFPSAPPSSRVLVQTEGLGKAYGSRQVLREVRLEVSREERVVIAGPNGAGKTTLLRILAGEDLAYTGTLRYGTGVVPGYFAQDVAERLSGPQTVLEEALRVAAGKEQEARDVLGAFLFRGEEVDKPLAVLSGGERSRLALARLFFSGANLLILDEPTNHLDLHTKDALCDALSSFEGGIVFVSHDAHFNRTLATRVLYLHEGTLREFPGPYDEFLRWWEETLIPSRRDTPHPSPPSRTESEAQRRRTERKALQRRLRQCEREEEELLLRLEAIEEDLARIHREMARPEVYTDGERTRTLKERLATLEEEQIRLQGRWEEVAHEIEALKRDLEN, encoded by the coding sequence ATGCCGGGCGTGGTGCTCGAGGGCGTGGGGGCACGCGTCGGAGAACGTGTGCTCTTCACGGATCTCTCCTGGACGGTACAGGAAGGGGTGCGGGCTGCGGTGGTGGGTCCCAACGGGAGCGGCAAGTCCACCCTCCTCAGGATCATGGCGGGCCTGCGCGAACCCGACGAGGGTCGGGTCGTCTACTCGGGCGGGGCCCGGGTGGGGTACCTGCCCCAGTGGGGCATCACCACCCCGGACGGCACGGTCTGGGAGGAGGCGGAGCGGGCCTTTGATCGCTTCCGCGAGATGGAGAGGAGGGTCCACGCCCTGGGGGAGGAGGCGGCACGGGTCGATGGGCCGCAAGCCCTCAGGATCGCGGAGGAGATGGCCTCCCTCCAGGAGGCGATCCTCTTCTCAGGTTACTACGAGCGGGAGGGAGAGATCCACCGGGTGCTCAAGGGGCTGGGCTTCGACGAGGCCGACTTCTCCAGGCCCTGCGGCACCTTCTCGGGCGGCTGGCAGATGCGCATCGCCCTCGCCCGACTCCTCCTCGAGCGGCCCCACGTCCTCCTCCTCGACGAGCCCACCAACTACCTCGATCTTGAGGCCCGGATCTGGCTCCGTTCCTTCCTCAAGGGCTGGGAGGGAGCCGTGGTGACCGTCTCCCACGACCGCGACTTCCTCGACGCGCTCATCGACGAGGTGGTGGAGATCTTCGCAGGCGGGGTGAAGCGGTACCGGGGTACCTACTCGCGCTACGAGGCACAGCGCACACAGGAGATCGCCCGGCTCATCAAGGCCTACGAGGCACAGCAGAAGGAACGGGAACGCCTCCAGGCCTTCATCGACCGGTTCAGGGCCAACGCCAACAGGGCCTCCCAGGTCCAGGCCCGGATCCTCCGGCTCGAGAAGATGGAAGAGGTGGCGCTTCCCCCTCACCTGGTCCCGGTACACGTCCGCTTCCCCTCTGCGCCGCCCTCGAGCAGGGTGCTGGTCCAGACCGAAGGCCTCGGCAAGGCCTACGGATCCCGCCAGGTCCTGAGAGAGGTGCGGCTGGAGGTGAGCCGGGAGGAACGGGTAGTGATCGCAGGGCCGAACGGTGCGGGGAAGACCACGCTCCTGCGCATCCTCGCGGGCGAGGATCTGGCCTACACCGGCACCCTCCGCTACGGCACCGGCGTGGTCCCCGGCTACTTCGCGCAGGACGTGGCGGAACGCCTCTCGGGACCGCAGACCGTGCTGGAGGAAGCCCTCCGGGTTGCGGCGGGGAAGGAGCAGGAGGCACGGGACGTGTTGGGGGCCTTCCTCTTCCGGGGGGAGGAGGTGGACAAACCCCTTGCGGTCCTCAGCGGCGGTGAGCGGTCGCGCCTCGCCCTCGCGCGCCTCTTCTTCTCCGGCGCGAACCTCCTCATCCTGGACGAACCCACCAACCACCTCGATCTCCACACCAAGGACGCCCTCTGCGATGCCCTCTCCTCCTTCGAAGGCGGCATCGTCTTCGTCTCTCACGATGCGCACTTCAACCGCACCCTCGCCACCAGGGTCCTCTACCTCCACGAGGGCACCCTCCGGGAGTTCCCGGGACCCTACGACGAGTTCCTCCGCTGGTGGGAGGAGACCCTCATTCCCTCCCGAAGGGACACCCCCCATCCCTCCCCGCCGAGTCGTACCGAGAGCGAGGCCCAGAGACGGCGGACGGAGCGAAAGGCCCTCCAACGGAGACTCCGCCAGTGCGAACGGGAAGAGGAGGAGCTCCTCCTCCGTCTGGAGGCCATCGAAGAAGATCTCGCCCGGATCCACCGGGAGATGGCCCGACCCGAGGTCTACACCGACGGGGAGCGAACCCGCACCCTCAAGGAACGCCTCGCCACCCTCGAGGAGGAGCAGATCCGCCTCCAAGGCCGCTGGGAAGAGGTGGCCCACGAGATCGAGGCACTCAAGAGGGATCTCGAGAATTGA
- the tpx gene encoding thiol peroxidase produces the protein MATVTLKGEPIHTVGELPAPGQKAPDFLLTTVNLTDVTLADFRGKKKILNIVPSLDTGVCATSAKRFNEKVRGRADLVVLTISCDLPFAQDRFCKAEGIDNVITLSQLRNKEFGKAYGVEIADGPLAGLLARAVVVLNEHDTVVYTELVPEITREPNYDEALRHV, from the coding sequence ATGGCCACCGTGACACTGAAAGGCGAACCCATCCACACCGTAGGGGAACTCCCGGCTCCCGGGCAGAAGGCTCCGGACTTCCTCCTCACCACCGTCAACCTCACGGACGTCACCCTCGCAGACTTTCGGGGGAAGAAGAAGATCCTCAACATCGTCCCCAGTCTCGACACCGGGGTGTGCGCCACCTCGGCCAAGCGCTTCAACGAAAAGGTACGAGGCCGGGCCGATCTGGTGGTCCTCACGATAAGCTGCGACCTTCCCTTCGCCCAGGACCGCTTCTGCAAGGCCGAGGGGATCGACAACGTGATCACCCTCTCCCAGCTCCGCAACAAGGAGTTCGGCAAGGCCTACGGTGTGGAGATCGCCGACGGGCCGCTCGCAGGCCTCCTCGCCCGCGCCGTGGTGGTCCTCAACGAGCACGACACCGTGGTCTACACAGAACTCGTTCCAGAAATTACGCGAGAACCCAACTACGACGAGGCCCTCAGACACGTGTAG
- a CDS encoding ABC transporter permease, protein MGRLLLVEALQSLWAHPSRTILILLGVVVGLSAVIVVMAAGEGGKAIIMEEFQGMGPDTLIVQPNWAARSEGGSFRVEFLTPEDVADLERYGRFIRDVTPVVQLRTVLETRYAEKQLTVTGTTLSFINFWEFSLAEGRLITEEEVRTKEKVAIVGSLVAEELFPGGNAVGEYVRIAGEPVRVVGVLARKEKTYGVSLSDPDETFNNSVILPVYAFERIFSRRTQDYEVVFCKAVSLERVLEAKREILEILEKRHGRTADGLHKFMVVDMKTQIQMIDQVIGTITTAVAILAGIALLVAAIGIMNVMLVSVKERTREIGIRKAIGAKRRHVVVQFLLESLLVCGGGGLLGIGVSYLVAYLVGEWAGWPVLIDLKVVFFAFFLALATGMLSGVYPAGKAGSLMPHEALRYE, encoded by the coding sequence ATGGGACGGCTCCTCCTGGTGGAAGCCCTGCAGTCGCTCTGGGCGCATCCTTCGCGGACGATCCTCATCCTCCTGGGGGTGGTGGTGGGGCTGTCGGCCGTGATCGTGGTGATGGCGGCGGGTGAAGGCGGAAAGGCCATCATCATGGAGGAATTCCAGGGGATGGGACCCGACACCCTCATCGTGCAGCCCAACTGGGCCGCCAGGTCGGAGGGGGGAAGCTTCCGGGTGGAGTTCCTCACCCCCGAGGATGTGGCCGATCTGGAGCGTTACGGCCGGTTCATACGCGACGTGACACCGGTGGTGCAGCTACGCACCGTCCTCGAGACGAGGTACGCGGAGAAGCAGCTCACGGTCACCGGCACCACCCTGAGCTTCATCAACTTCTGGGAGTTCAGCCTCGCCGAGGGGAGGCTCATCACCGAAGAGGAGGTGAGGACCAAGGAGAAGGTCGCCATCGTGGGCTCGCTCGTGGCCGAGGAGCTGTTTCCCGGAGGGAACGCGGTGGGAGAGTATGTGAGGATCGCGGGAGAGCCGGTGCGGGTGGTGGGGGTGCTCGCCCGCAAGGAAAAGACCTACGGCGTGAGCCTCTCGGATCCGGACGAGACCTTCAACAACTCGGTCATCCTCCCGGTGTACGCCTTCGAACGCATCTTCTCACGGCGGACACAGGACTACGAGGTGGTATTCTGCAAGGCGGTGAGCCTCGAGCGGGTGCTGGAGGCCAAGCGGGAGATCCTCGAGATCCTGGAGAAGCGGCACGGTCGGACCGCGGACGGGCTCCACAAGTTCATGGTGGTCGACATGAAGACGCAGATCCAGATGATCGACCAGGTGATCGGCACCATCACCACTGCGGTGGCGATCCTCGCGGGGATCGCCCTCCTCGTAGCGGCCATAGGGATCATGAACGTGATGCTCGTCTCGGTGAAGGAGCGCACCAGGGAGATAGGGATCCGAAAGGCCATCGGGGCCAAGCGGCGGCACGTGGTCGTCCAGTTCCTGCTCGAGTCCCTCCTCGTCTGCGGAGGCGGAGGCCTTTTGGGGATCGGCGTCTCCTACCTGGTCGCCTATCTCGTGGGAGAGTGGGCGGGCTGGCCTGTGCTCATCGACCTCAAGGTGGTCTTCTTCGCCTTTTTCCTCGCCCTCGCCACCGGGATGCTCTCCGGGGTCTACCCGGCCGGCAAGGCAGGCTCCCTCATGCCGCACGAGGCCCTGCGGTACGAGTGA
- a CDS encoding rhomboid family intramembrane serine protease, translating to MKIRYNAPVVLTFGLLSTVILMLDLYAGTNLTLRLFSVPGRSAFEPSSLVHWLRLFTHVLGHASWAHLLGNVALILLLGPMLEEKYGSGRLLGMILVTALATGIANILLFPTGLLGASSVVFMMIILSSFANRRGNEIPLTFILVVIIYLGREISAAFQQNNVSEFAHLIGGLCGSVFGFLRTKGRS from the coding sequence ATGAAGATCCGCTACAATGCCCCGGTGGTGCTCACGTTTGGTCTCTTGTCCACGGTCATCCTCATGCTCGACCTCTACGCCGGCACCAACCTCACCCTTCGCCTCTTCTCGGTGCCGGGAAGGAGCGCCTTCGAACCCTCGTCCCTCGTGCACTGGCTGCGCCTCTTCACCCATGTACTGGGACACGCCTCATGGGCCCACCTCCTGGGCAATGTGGCGCTCATACTGCTCCTCGGCCCCATGCTCGAGGAGAAGTACGGGAGCGGGAGGCTCCTCGGGATGATCCTCGTCACCGCCCTCGCGACCGGGATCGCCAACATCCTCCTGTTTCCCACAGGGCTCCTGGGCGCGAGCAGCGTGGTCTTCATGATGATCATCCTCTCCTCGTTCGCCAACAGGAGAGGCAACGAGATCCCCCTCACCTTCATCCTGGTGGTCATCATCTACCTGGGCCGGGAGATAAGCGCAGCCTTCCAGCAGAACAACGTGAGCGAGTTCGCCCACCTCATAGGCGGCCTGTGCGGAAGCGTCTTCGGCTTCCTGCGCACCAAGGGTAGATCGTGA
- the prfA gene encoding peptide chain release factor 1: MIPERRIEELITRFKELEEALADPSIFNDQKRYRELAQEHAHLSQVVRTAEEYRRLEARLEEAKTVLEEEDDHELKEMAREEIKALEDQILHTEQRLKLLLVPPDPLDGKNIILEIRAGTGGEEAALFAADLYRMYARYAERKGWKMEIMEASETELGGFRELVCAISGKEVYGHLRFESGGHRVQRIPVTESGGRIHTSAVTVAVLPEPEETEVEIRPEDIRVDVFRSSGPGGQSVNTTDSAVRITHLPTGLVVTCQDEKSQHKNKAKALKILRARLYEMEKQRQESERAAMRRSQIGSGDRSERIRTYNFPQNRVTDHRINLTLYKLEAVMDGDLDEIIDALRLAVQEEALSTMT, from the coding sequence ATGATACCCGAACGACGTATCGAGGAACTTATCACGCGCTTCAAGGAGCTCGAGGAGGCCCTCGCCGACCCTTCGATTTTCAACGACCAGAAACGGTACCGCGAGCTCGCCCAGGAACACGCCCACCTCTCCCAGGTGGTCCGCACGGCCGAGGAGTACCGCAGGCTCGAGGCGAGGCTCGAAGAGGCGAAGACCGTACTCGAGGAAGAGGACGATCACGAACTCAAGGAGATGGCCCGCGAGGAGATAAAGGCCCTCGAAGACCAGATCCTCCACACCGAGCAGCGGCTCAAGCTCCTCCTCGTCCCCCCCGATCCCCTCGACGGCAAGAACATCATCCTGGAGATCAGGGCCGGCACGGGAGGCGAGGAAGCCGCCCTCTTCGCCGCCGATCTCTACCGCATGTACGCACGCTACGCCGAGCGCAAAGGCTGGAAGATGGAGATCATGGAAGCGAGCGAGACCGAGCTCGGCGGGTTCAGGGAGCTCGTGTGTGCCATAAGTGGGAAAGAGGTCTACGGCCACCTCAGGTTCGAGAGCGGTGGACACAGGGTGCAGCGGATACCAGTGACCGAGTCGGGAGGCCGCATCCACACCTCGGCGGTCACGGTGGCCGTGCTCCCCGAGCCCGAGGAGACAGAGGTGGAGATACGGCCCGAGGACATCCGGGTGGACGTCTTCCGCTCTTCGGGCCCGGGCGGGCAGAGCGTGAACACCACTGACTCAGCGGTCCGCATCACCCATCTTCCCACCGGGCTCGTCGTCACCTGTCAGGACGAGAAGTCGCAGCACAAGAACAAGGCCAAGGCCCTCAAGATCCTCAGGGCCCGACTCTACGAAATGGAGAAGCAGAGACAGGAGTCCGAACGCGCCGCCATGAGGCGGAGTCAGATAGGGAGCGGCGACCGCTCGGAACGGATCCGGACCTACAACTTCCCCCAGAACAGGGTCACCGATCATCGCATCAACCTCACCCTCTACAAGCTCGAAGCCGTGATGGACGGCGATCTCGACGAGATCATCGACGCCCTCAGGCTCGCGGTCCAGGAAGAAGCCCTCAGCACCATGACCTAG
- a CDS encoding RelA/SpoT family protein, with protein MSPALLIDRTLTPSLGRYTDEEKARVQEAARWAAQLHEGQLRASGEPYISHPLEVARILADLGMDTGTLIAALLHDTIEDTGTTRDEIASRFGEEVALLVEGVTKISSLRARNRKIQAAESIRKMLLAMAKDIRVILIKLADKLHNMRTLQYLPPAKQKAIATECLEIYAPLAERLGMSSLKDELEDLALKHLQPEVYAEIEHYVNERIEARTALLEEIALNTKKAAEREGIAVEIQMRRKHLYSIYQKMKRKARPLEEIYDVLGIRLLCNTETECYTLLGIVHRLYKPLEGRFKDYIAMPKANRYQSLHTTVMVPGGTLVEVQIRTHQMHRTAEYGIAAHWLYKEGITPHRVDVGELSIINRLREWSSLKATSGQFLEEIKQEILRDSIYVFTPKGDVIELPKGATPIDFAYHIHTDIGDHLAGAKANGIIIPITAELQNTQVVEIITSPHAHPHIGWLRAVKTARARSKIRAWINRHDTTYLVEKNVVVKKPSEPSPPPSPPRARPGEALREEKKIGIRVGTERNLLVRFARCCHPVTGDDIVGYVSRGRGIIIHRRDCPNLSNIEDFARRQIEVEWESVSPRTTWHVRVRSRHTGDLFSEVEGAIRKLGGHLIEGKITEQRLDELDAYFTLEIDRKEQVRRVLKAIRAIPSVKSVSLVE; from the coding sequence ATGAGCCCTGCGCTTCTCATCGACCGGACGCTCACCCCCTCGCTCGGCCGCTACACTGACGAGGAGAAGGCCCGCGTACAGGAGGCCGCGAGGTGGGCCGCCCAGCTCCACGAAGGGCAGCTGCGGGCGAGCGGCGAGCCCTACATCAGCCATCCCCTCGAGGTGGCCCGCATCCTCGCCGACCTCGGCATGGACACCGGCACCCTCATCGCCGCCCTCCTGCACGACACCATAGAGGATACCGGCACCACCAGGGACGAGATCGCCTCACGCTTCGGAGAGGAAGTGGCCCTCCTCGTGGAGGGCGTGACCAAGATCTCCTCCCTCAGGGCGCGCAACCGCAAGATCCAGGCCGCCGAGAGCATACGCAAGATGCTCCTCGCCATGGCGAAAGACATCCGCGTCATCCTCATCAAGCTGGCCGACAAGCTCCACAACATGCGCACCCTGCAGTACCTCCCGCCCGCAAAGCAGAAAGCCATCGCCACCGAATGCCTCGAGATCTATGCCCCCCTCGCCGAGCGCCTCGGCATGTCCTCGCTCAAGGACGAGCTGGAAGACCTGGCCCTCAAGCACCTCCAGCCCGAGGTGTACGCAGAGATCGAGCACTACGTGAACGAACGGATCGAAGCCCGCACCGCTCTCCTCGAGGAGATCGCTCTGAACACGAAGAAGGCGGCTGAACGGGAGGGGATCGCGGTGGAGATCCAGATGAGGCGGAAACACCTCTACTCCATCTACCAGAAGATGAAACGCAAGGCCCGTCCGCTCGAAGAGATCTACGATGTACTGGGCATCCGCCTCCTCTGCAACACCGAGACCGAGTGTTACACCCTCCTCGGCATCGTCCATCGCCTCTACAAGCCCCTCGAGGGCCGCTTCAAGGACTACATCGCCATGCCCAAGGCCAACCGCTACCAGAGCCTCCACACCACGGTCATGGTCCCCGGAGGCACACTGGTGGAAGTCCAGATCCGCACCCACCAGATGCACCGTACCGCCGAGTACGGTATCGCGGCCCACTGGCTCTACAAGGAGGGCATCACCCCCCACCGGGTCGACGTGGGCGAGCTCTCCATCATCAACCGTCTCAGGGAGTGGAGTTCCCTCAAGGCCACCTCCGGTCAGTTCCTCGAAGAGATAAAACAGGAGATCCTCCGCGACTCCATCTACGTCTTCACCCCCAAAGGGGACGTGATAGAACTCCCCAAGGGCGCCACACCCATCGACTTCGCCTACCACATCCACACCGACATAGGCGATCACCTGGCGGGAGCCAAGGCGAACGGCATCATCATCCCCATCACCGCCGAACTCCAGAACACCCAGGTGGTCGAGATCATCACCTCACCCCATGCGCATCCACACATCGGCTGGTTGCGCGCCGTGAAAACCGCACGGGCGAGGTCCAAGATCAGGGCCTGGATCAACCGCCACGACACCACCTACCTCGTCGAGAAGAACGTGGTGGTGAAGAAACCGTCCGAACCCTCCCCGCCCCCCTCCCCGCCTCGCGCACGCCCCGGAGAGGCACTCAGGGAGGAGAAGAAGATCGGCATACGGGTAGGCACCGAGCGCAACCTCCTCGTACGCTTCGCCCGCTGCTGCCACCCCGTGACGGGTGACGACATCGTAGGCTACGTCTCCAGGGGAAGGGGGATCATCATCCACCGCCGGGACTGCCCCAACCTCTCGAACATCGAGGACTTCGCGAGGAGGCAGATAGAGGTGGAGTGGGAGAGTGTCTCGCCGCGCACCACCTGGCACGTGCGGGTCCGTTCCCGACACACCGGCGACCTCTTCTCTGAGGTGGAAGGGGCCATCCGCAAGCTCGGGGGCCACCTCATCGAGGGCAAGATCACCGAACAACGCCTCGACGAACTGGACGCCTATTTCACCCTCGAGATCGACCGCAAGGAACAGGTCCGCCGGGTACTCAAGGCAATCCGCGCCATCCCCTCGGTGAAGAGCGTGAGCCTTGTCGAGTGA
- a CDS encoding SH3 domain-containing protein, with amino-acid sequence MMRRAALFFLALSVAWFVSSCGSRTIGYAVVLWSPDETKLPTGTIIPVFKESQVYDTYTVMMGEELVDVPRWQLALHPSREEAEKAVQEMGEYRTSFATAVVNAARVRKGPGTDQEVVYKLAEGERVKILAPPVVEEESGRLWFKVYTTGGITGFCEASLLKVGTGERQDRSPPAGGAERLTLLQKGPWRPLYFKEMKERGRIDLYRVSPAYGFFVDTETRTITVSVPGRSTRFSYERFLPISDSEFVPEGAPVRIFFRDQETIAVQYPYGTRTYTDLFCLFPDDVNLLISEEMARRESAYRELIAPGSRLVSSSYGILTLNPDKTFRWERPGTLKGRYIPASAAPTGTIELSVLLGEELESRYDGVLVFRFDNTSSEEKVYFLYKKEPGSIRLFYLPASSVVRNVAVSEPRVPVVLYFSYME; translated from the coding sequence ATGATGCGACGAGCCGCTTTGTTCTTCCTTGCGCTGAGCGTGGCATGGTTCGTATCCTCCTGCGGATCCCGCACCATAGGCTACGCGGTGGTCCTCTGGTCGCCCGATGAGACGAAACTCCCTACCGGGACGATCATCCCCGTGTTCAAGGAGTCGCAGGTCTACGACACCTACACGGTGATGATGGGTGAGGAGCTCGTCGACGTGCCGCGGTGGCAGCTCGCCCTCCATCCCTCGCGAGAAGAGGCCGAGAAGGCCGTGCAGGAGATGGGGGAGTACCGGACCTCGTTCGCCACCGCCGTGGTGAACGCCGCACGGGTGCGCAAAGGCCCGGGGACCGACCAGGAGGTGGTCTACAAACTCGCGGAGGGCGAGCGGGTGAAGATCCTCGCCCCGCCCGTGGTGGAGGAAGAGAGCGGCCGTCTGTGGTTCAAGGTGTACACAACGGGCGGGATCACGGGCTTCTGTGAGGCCTCGCTCCTCAAGGTGGGCACGGGGGAGAGGCAGGACCGGTCCCCGCCGGCGGGGGGGGCCGAGAGGCTCACCCTCCTCCAGAAGGGGCCCTGGCGCCCTCTCTACTTCAAGGAGATGAAGGAGCGGGGGAGGATCGACCTCTACCGGGTGAGCCCTGCCTACGGCTTCTTCGTCGATACCGAGACGCGCACCATCACCGTCTCCGTGCCCGGCAGGAGCACGCGGTTCTCGTACGAGCGGTTCCTCCCCATCTCCGACTCGGAGTTCGTCCCCGAAGGGGCCCCGGTGCGCATCTTCTTCCGCGATCAGGAGACGATCGCGGTCCAGTATCCCTACGGCACGAGGACCTACACCGATCTCTTCTGCCTCTTCCCCGACGATGTGAACCTGCTCATCTCCGAGGAGATGGCGCGGAGGGAGAGCGCCTACCGGGAGCTCATCGCCCCCGGCTCGAGGCTGGTGAGCAGCTCGTACGGTATCCTCACCCTCAATCCCGACAAGACCTTCCGCTGGGAGCGGCCCGGCACCCTCAAGGGCAGGTACATACCCGCCTCGGCGGCCCCCACGGGGACGATAGAACTCTCGGTGCTCCTGGGGGAGGAACTCGAGTCCAGGTACGACGGGGTGCTCGTCTTCCGGTTCGACAACACCTCCTCGGAGGAGAAGGTCTACTTCCTCTACAAGAAGGAGCCGGGAAGCATCAGGCTCTTCTACCTCCCCGCCTCCTCGGTGGTGCGCAATGTCGCCGTGAGCGAGCCGAGGGTCCCCGTGGTCCTCTACTTCTCGTACATGGAGTAG